From the genome of Lotus japonicus ecotype B-129 chromosome 6, LjGifu_v1.2, one region includes:
- the LOC130722137 gene encoding protein ANTAGONIST OF LIKE HETEROCHROMATIN PROTEIN 1-like: protein MEIGGPIPFLTQEDYSHFYHLFQDMDSNNNNNNQNNKGGGEGEQGGGDKEKPKNATSNLKDIITSLILLEEEENQDQLNRAVDSDQHRATFDANFNHQTQAMNDYMTQSQAHYAQLDELDHSRAKRARRSTAAVAAAAAAAIPEDSSSLQPGSTSPVQVQQQQQQHHRRLWVKDRSKDWWERCSRGEFPEEDFRRWFRMSRATFDMICNELDSAVTKKNTMLRDAIPVQQRVAVCIWRLATGDPLRLVSKRFGLGISTCHKLVLEVCAAIKTVLMPKFLHWPDEETMKRIKREFEGISGTPGIPNVGGAMYTTHIPIIAPKASVGTYFNKRHTERNQKTSYSITVQGVVDAKGVFRDVCIGYPGSYPDDQVLENSALYERATRGSLKGVWIVGNSGHPLMDGVLVPYTHQNLTWTQHAFNEKVADIQMVAKEAFARLKGRWACLQKRTEVKLQDLPVLLGACCVLHNICEMRSEKMDPEWKFDLFDDEMVAEKSVRSNVAAQARDQIAHYLLHHGRAGTGFL, encoded by the coding sequence ATGGAAATCGGTGGTCCAATCCCATTTCTTACCCAAGAAGACTACTCTCACTTCTACCACCTCTTCCAAGACATGgactccaacaacaacaacaacaatcaaaacaACAAAGGTGGTGGAGAAGGAGAACAAGGAGGAGGAGACaaagaaaaaccaaaaaatgCTACTAGCAACTTGAAGGATATCATTACTTCCCTCATTCTACTAGAAGAGGAAGAAAACCAAGACCAACTGAACCGGGCGGTCGACTCAGACCAACACCGAGCCACATTCGACGCAAATTTCAACCACCAAACCCAAGCCATGAACGATTACATGACCCAATCACAAGCCCATTACGCCCAGCTGGACGAGCTCGATCATTCTAGAGCCAAGCGGGCTCGTCGCTCTACCGCTGCTGTGGCCGCCGCCGCAGCGGCGGCCATTCCCGAAGATTCCAGTTCCCTCCAGCCCGGTTCGACCAGTCCAGTTCAAGTccagcagcaacagcagcagcatCACAGGAGGCTGTGGGTGAAGGACCGGTCCAAGGACTGGTGGGAGCGGTGCAGCCGGGGGGAGTTTCCAGAAGAGGATTTCCGGCGGTGGTTTCGGATGAGCAGAGCAACATTCGACATGATCTGCAACGAGCTTGACTCAGCTGTGACGAAGAAGAACACCATGCTCCGCGACGCCATCCCGGTCCAGCAACGTGTGGCCGTATGCATATGGCGGCTCGCCACCGGCGACCCGCTCCGGTTGGTGTCGAAGAGATTCGGGCTAGGCATCTCCACGTGCCATAAACTGGTGCTTGAAGTCTGCGCCGCCATAAAAACCGTTCTGATGCCGAAGTTTCTCCACTGGCCTGATGAGGAAACCATGAAGAGGATCAAGCGTGAGTTTGAAGGAATCTCCGGCACTCCGGGGATTCCGAATGTTGGCGGCGCAATGTACACCACCCACATTCCCATCATTGCTCCTAAGGCGAGCGTGGGCACTTATTTCAACAAGAGGCACACAGAGAGAAACCAAAAAACCAGCTACTCAATCACGGTCCAGGGTGTGGTGGATGCTAAAGGTGTTTTCAGAGACGTGTGCATTGGGTATCCAGGTTCATATCCCGATGATCAGGTTCTCGAGAATAGCGCTTTATACGAGAGAGCTACCCGGGGGAGCTTAAAGGGTGTTTGGATTGTTGGCAATTCCGGACACCCTCTCATGGATGGGGTTCTGGTGCCATACACTCACCAGAACCTTACATGGACACAACACGCGTTCAATGAAAAAGTTGCGGACATTCAAATGGTCGCGAAGGAGGCTTTTGCCAGGTTGAAAGGTAGGTGGGCTTGTTTGCAGAAGAGAACAGAGGTCAAGCTCCAAGATTTGCCGGTGCTACTTGGAGCTTGCTGTGTTCTCCATAATATATGTGAGATGAGGAGCGAAAAGATGGATCCGGAATGGAAGTTTGACCTTTTTGACGATGAGATGGTGGCCGAGAAAAGCGTGCGCTCTAACGTAGCCGCGCAGGCTAGAGATCAAATAGCTCACTATTTGTTGCACCATGGCCGTGCTGGCACTGGTTTTTTGTAG